Proteins from a genomic interval of Oncorhynchus nerka isolate Pitt River linkage group LG13, Oner_Uvic_2.0, whole genome shotgun sequence:
- the LOC115139219 gene encoding fermitin family homolog 1-like isoform X1, with protein sequence MRPHHTPQKKREKRFQTYQVRVMINTAEYGNTSWELSVQVDQRDGDEGMRFKLRVKGDLHIGGLMLKLVEKIKAPQDWSDHALWWEQRSCWLLKTHWTLDKYGVQADADLRYTPQHKPLCLRLPNMKTVKLTVSYSAVVFKTVVKICRALNIRRPEELSLLKPPDNLPKKKKMKKDKNPALEDILDMDIFNGGSGRTGSPLYSKTMVPTYDPENGTPASATSLWFGENPLTSSQPNLPPVELAKMYQQLSMVDKAIINAGWLDSSRSLMEQGIGEHDRLQLRFKYHCFFDLNPKYDAVRITQLYEQARWSILLEEINCTEEEMLMFASLQYHICKMTISTEPLDFSNEPEIDEVEAALSNLEVTLGGKTDRILEDITDVPKLADSLKLFRPKRLALRSYKEYWFVFKDTTISYYKNKETASGEPIEQLHLRGCEVVPDVNVTDKKFGIKLLLPVADGMNEVYIRCDNETQYAKWKAACTLASKGKTMAYSSYRSEVKNIQSFLQMKSLAPPPGQSAPDLDAMEMNAECFVSPRYTKRFRGSKKDELMGISYNRLIRIDMSTGLPVTTWRFVNMKQWNVNWEIRQVTIEFDQNVSIAFSCVSCDCKVVHEYIRGYIFLSTRSKDQNETLDEELFHKLTGGQE encoded by the exons ATGAGACCGCACCACACACcacagaaaaaaagagagaagaggtttCAAACTTATCAAG TCAGGGTCATGATAAACACGGCAGAGTATGGCAACACGTCGTGGGAGCTGTCAGTCCAGGTAgaccagagagatggagacgAGGGCATGAGGTTTAAACTCCGAGTCAAGGGAGACCTGCACATTGGAGGACTCATGCTCAAACTGGTGGAGAAGATCa AGGCCCCTCAGGACTGGTCAGACCATGCTCTGTGGTGGGAGCAGAGGAGCTGTTGGCTGCTGAAGACCCACTGGACCCTGGACAAGTACGGTGTCCAGGCAGACGCTGACCTGCGATACACTCCTCAGCACAAACCCCTGTGCCTGCGGCTGCCCAACATGAAGACGGTCAAACTCACCGTCAGCTACTCTGCCGTCGTCTTCAAGACCGTCGTAAAGATCTGCAGAGCACTCA acATCAGGAGGCCAGAGGAGCTGTCCCTGCTGAAGCCTCCAGATAACCTGcccaagaagaagaagatgaagaaagACAAGAACCCAGCGCTGGAAGACATCTTAGATATGGACATCTTCAATGGAGGCTCTGGGAGAACGG GCAGTCCCTTGTACAGTAAGACCATGGTGCCCACCTATGACCCAGAGAATGGGACTCCAGCCTCGGCCACCAGCTTATGGTTTGGGGAAAACCCCCtgacctccagccagcccaacctgCCCCCTGTAGAGCTGGCCAAGATGTACCAGCAGTTGTCCATGGTGGACAAAGCCATCATCAACGCAGG GTGGCTGGACTCCTCCCGCTCCTTGATGGAACAGGGCATCGGAGAACATGACAGACTGCAGCTACGCTTCAAATACCACTGCTTCTTCGACCTCAACCCAAAG TATGATGCTGTGAGGATAACCCAGCTGTATGAGCAGGCTCGCTGGTCCATCCTACTGGAGGAGATCAACTGCACTGAGGAGGAGATGCTCATGTTCGCCtccttacag TATCACATATGTAAGATGACCATTTCCACGGAACCTCTGGACTTCTCCAATGAACCGGAGATAGATGAAGTAGAGGCTGCCTTATCCAATCTAGAGGTCACACTTGGAGGAAAAACAGACAGAATATTG gaAGACATCACAGACGTTCCAAAGCTGGCAGACTCCCTTAAGCTGTTCAG GCCTAAAAGGCTGGCATTGCGTTCATATAAGGAGTACTGGTTCGTGTTTAAAGACACCACCATCTCCTACTACAAGAACAAAGAGACAGCCAGCGGAGAGCCGATAGAACAGCTGCATCTCCGAGGATGTGAGGTGGTCCCTGACGTCAATGTGACGGACAAGAAGTTTGGCATCAAGCTGCTTCTCCCAGTGGCTGATGGGATGAACGAGGTCTACATCCGCTGTGACAAC GAGACGCAGTATGCCAAGTGGAAGGCAGCGTGTACTCTGGCCTCCAAGGGCAAGACCATGGCTTACAGCTCCTACAG GTCGGAGGTGAAGAACATCCAGTCGTTCCTGCAGATGAAGAGTCTGGCGCCCCCCCCTGGTCAGTCTGCTCCAGACCTGGATGCCATGGAGATGAACGCTGAGTGCTTTGTCTCTCCTAGATACACCAAGAG gttCAGAGGCAGTAAGAAGGATGAGCTGATGGGTATCTCCTATAACCGTCTGATCCGTATTGACATGTCCACTGGCCTGCCTGTCACCACCTGGAGATTCGTCAACATGAAACAGTGGAATGTCAACTGGGAGATCAGACAG GTGACCATAGAGTTTGACCAGAATGTGTCGATAGCCTTCTCCTGTGTGAGCTGTGACTGTAAGGTGGTCCATGAGTACATAAGAGGATACATCTTCCTCTCAACACGCTCCAAAGACCAGAACGAGACACTGGATGAGGAACTCTTCCACAAACTCACCGGAGGGCAGGAATGA
- the LOC115139219 gene encoding fermitin family homolog 1-like isoform X3: MRPHHTPQKKREKRFQTYQVRVMINTAEYGNTSWELSVQVDQRDGDEGMRFKLRVKGDLHIGGLMLKLVEKIKAPQDWSDHALWWEQRSCWLLKTHWTLDKYGVQADADLRYTPQHKPLCLRLPNMKTVKLTVSYSAVVFKTVVKICRALNIRRPEELSLLKPPDNLPKKKKMKKDKNPALEDILDMDIFNGGSGRTGSPLYSKTMVPTYDPENGTPASATSLWFGENPLTSSQPNLPPVELAKMYQQLSMVDKAIINAGWLDSSRSLMEQGIGEHDRLQLRFKYHCFFDLNPKYDAVRITQLYEQARWSILLEEINCTEEEMLMFASLQYHICKMTISTEPLDFSNEPEIDEVEAALSNLEVTLGGKTDRILEDITDVPKLADSLKLFRPKRLALRSYKEYWFVFKDTTISYYKNKETASGEPIEQLHLRGCEVVPDVNVTDKKFGIKLLLPVADGMNEVYIRCDNETQYAKWKAACTLASKGKTMAYSSYRSEVKNIQSFLQMKSLAPPPGQSAPDLDAMEMNAECFVSPRYTKRYKTKQLGLTARILEAHQNIASLSFNEAKMRFIHAWQSLAEFGIKYYIVRFRGSKKDELMGISYNRLIRIDMSTGLPVTTWRFVNMKQWNVNWEIRQVTIEFDQNVSIAFSCVSCDCKVVHEYIRGYIFLSTRSKDQNETLDEELFHKLTGGQE, translated from the exons ATGAGACCGCACCACACACcacagaaaaaaagagagaagaggtttCAAACTTATCAAG TCAGGGTCATGATAAACACGGCAGAGTATGGCAACACGTCGTGGGAGCTGTCAGTCCAGGTAgaccagagagatggagacgAGGGCATGAGGTTTAAACTCCGAGTCAAGGGAGACCTGCACATTGGAGGACTCATGCTCAAACTGGTGGAGAAGATCa AGGCCCCTCAGGACTGGTCAGACCATGCTCTGTGGTGGGAGCAGAGGAGCTGTTGGCTGCTGAAGACCCACTGGACCCTGGACAAGTACGGTGTCCAGGCAGACGCTGACCTGCGATACACTCCTCAGCACAAACCCCTGTGCCTGCGGCTGCCCAACATGAAGACGGTCAAACTCACCGTCAGCTACTCTGCCGTCGTCTTCAAGACCGTCGTAAAGATCTGCAGAGCACTCA acATCAGGAGGCCAGAGGAGCTGTCCCTGCTGAAGCCTCCAGATAACCTGcccaagaagaagaagatgaagaaagACAAGAACCCAGCGCTGGAAGACATCTTAGATATGGACATCTTCAATGGAGGCTCTGGGAGAACGG GCAGTCCCTTGTACAGTAAGACCATGGTGCCCACCTATGACCCAGAGAATGGGACTCCAGCCTCGGCCACCAGCTTATGGTTTGGGGAAAACCCCCtgacctccagccagcccaacctgCCCCCTGTAGAGCTGGCCAAGATGTACCAGCAGTTGTCCATGGTGGACAAAGCCATCATCAACGCAGG GTGGCTGGACTCCTCCCGCTCCTTGATGGAACAGGGCATCGGAGAACATGACAGACTGCAGCTACGCTTCAAATACCACTGCTTCTTCGACCTCAACCCAAAG TATGATGCTGTGAGGATAACCCAGCTGTATGAGCAGGCTCGCTGGTCCATCCTACTGGAGGAGATCAACTGCACTGAGGAGGAGATGCTCATGTTCGCCtccttacag TATCACATATGTAAGATGACCATTTCCACGGAACCTCTGGACTTCTCCAATGAACCGGAGATAGATGAAGTAGAGGCTGCCTTATCCAATCTAGAGGTCACACTTGGAGGAAAAACAGACAGAATATTG gaAGACATCACAGACGTTCCAAAGCTGGCAGACTCCCTTAAGCTGTTCAG GCCTAAAAGGCTGGCATTGCGTTCATATAAGGAGTACTGGTTCGTGTTTAAAGACACCACCATCTCCTACTACAAGAACAAAGAGACAGCCAGCGGAGAGCCGATAGAACAGCTGCATCTCCGAGGATGTGAGGTGGTCCCTGACGTCAATGTGACGGACAAGAAGTTTGGCATCAAGCTGCTTCTCCCAGTGGCTGATGGGATGAACGAGGTCTACATCCGCTGTGACAAC GAGACGCAGTATGCCAAGTGGAAGGCAGCGTGTACTCTGGCCTCCAAGGGCAAGACCATGGCTTACAGCTCCTACAG GTCGGAGGTGAAGAACATCCAGTCGTTCCTGCAGATGAAGAGTCTGGCGCCCCCCCCTGGTCAGTCTGCTCCAGACCTGGATGCCATGGAGATGAACGCTGAGTGCTTTGTCTCTCCTAGATACACCAAGAGGTACAAGACCAAACAGTTGGGG CTGACAGCGAGGATCCTTGAGGCCCATCAGAACATTGCCAGTCTCTCTTTCAATGAAGCTAAAATGCGCTTCATCCATGCCTGGCAGTCCCTGGCTGAGTTTGGTATCAAATACTACATTGTCAG gttCAGAGGCAGTAAGAAGGATGAGCTGATGGGTATCTCCTATAACCGTCTGATCCGTATTGACATGTCCACTGGCCTGCCTGTCACCACCTGGAGATTCGTCAACATGAAACAGTGGAATGTCAACTGGGAGATCAGACAG GTGACCATAGAGTTTGACCAGAATGTGTCGATAGCCTTCTCCTGTGTGAGCTGTGACTGTAAGGTGGTCCATGAGTACATAAGAGGATACATCTTCCTCTCAACACGCTCCAAAGACCAGAACGAGACACTGGATGAGGAACTCTTCCACAAACTCACCGGAGGGCAGGAATGA
- the LOC115139219 gene encoding fermitin family homolog 1-like isoform X2 — MRPHHTPQKKREKRFQTYQVRVMINTAEYGNTSWELSVQVDQRDGDEGMRFKLRVKGDLHIGGLMLKLVEKIKAPQDWSDHALWWEQRSCWLLKTHWTLDKYGVQADADLRYTPQHKPLCLRLPNMKTVKLTVSYSAVVFKTVVKICRALNIRRPEELSLLKPPDNLPKKKKMKKDKNPALEDILDMDIFNGGSGRTGSPLYSKTMVPTYDPENGTPASATSLWFGENPLTSSQPNLPPVELAKMYQQLSMVDKAIINAGWLDSSRSLMEQGIGEHDRLQLRFKYHCFFDLNPKYDAVRITQLYEQARWSILLEEINCTEEEMLMFASLQYHICKMTISTEPLDFSNEPEIDEVEAALSNLEVTLGGKTDRILEDITDVPKLADSLKLFRPKRLALRSYKEYWFVFKDTTISYYKNKETASGEPIEQLHLRGCEVVPDVNVTDKKFGIKLLLPVADGMNEVYIRCDNETQYAKWKAACTLASKGKTMAYSSYRSEVKNIQSFLQMKSLAPPPGQSAPDLDAMEMNAECFVSPRYTKS; from the exons ATGAGACCGCACCACACACcacagaaaaaaagagagaagaggtttCAAACTTATCAAG TCAGGGTCATGATAAACACGGCAGAGTATGGCAACACGTCGTGGGAGCTGTCAGTCCAGGTAgaccagagagatggagacgAGGGCATGAGGTTTAAACTCCGAGTCAAGGGAGACCTGCACATTGGAGGACTCATGCTCAAACTGGTGGAGAAGATCa AGGCCCCTCAGGACTGGTCAGACCATGCTCTGTGGTGGGAGCAGAGGAGCTGTTGGCTGCTGAAGACCCACTGGACCCTGGACAAGTACGGTGTCCAGGCAGACGCTGACCTGCGATACACTCCTCAGCACAAACCCCTGTGCCTGCGGCTGCCCAACATGAAGACGGTCAAACTCACCGTCAGCTACTCTGCCGTCGTCTTCAAGACCGTCGTAAAGATCTGCAGAGCACTCA acATCAGGAGGCCAGAGGAGCTGTCCCTGCTGAAGCCTCCAGATAACCTGcccaagaagaagaagatgaagaaagACAAGAACCCAGCGCTGGAAGACATCTTAGATATGGACATCTTCAATGGAGGCTCTGGGAGAACGG GCAGTCCCTTGTACAGTAAGACCATGGTGCCCACCTATGACCCAGAGAATGGGACTCCAGCCTCGGCCACCAGCTTATGGTTTGGGGAAAACCCCCtgacctccagccagcccaacctgCCCCCTGTAGAGCTGGCCAAGATGTACCAGCAGTTGTCCATGGTGGACAAAGCCATCATCAACGCAGG GTGGCTGGACTCCTCCCGCTCCTTGATGGAACAGGGCATCGGAGAACATGACAGACTGCAGCTACGCTTCAAATACCACTGCTTCTTCGACCTCAACCCAAAG TATGATGCTGTGAGGATAACCCAGCTGTATGAGCAGGCTCGCTGGTCCATCCTACTGGAGGAGATCAACTGCACTGAGGAGGAGATGCTCATGTTCGCCtccttacag TATCACATATGTAAGATGACCATTTCCACGGAACCTCTGGACTTCTCCAATGAACCGGAGATAGATGAAGTAGAGGCTGCCTTATCCAATCTAGAGGTCACACTTGGAGGAAAAACAGACAGAATATTG gaAGACATCACAGACGTTCCAAAGCTGGCAGACTCCCTTAAGCTGTTCAG GCCTAAAAGGCTGGCATTGCGTTCATATAAGGAGTACTGGTTCGTGTTTAAAGACACCACCATCTCCTACTACAAGAACAAAGAGACAGCCAGCGGAGAGCCGATAGAACAGCTGCATCTCCGAGGATGTGAGGTGGTCCCTGACGTCAATGTGACGGACAAGAAGTTTGGCATCAAGCTGCTTCTCCCAGTGGCTGATGGGATGAACGAGGTCTACATCCGCTGTGACAAC GAGACGCAGTATGCCAAGTGGAAGGCAGCGTGTACTCTGGCCTCCAAGGGCAAGACCATGGCTTACAGCTCCTACAG GTCGGAGGTGAAGAACATCCAGTCGTTCCTGCAGATGAAGAGTCTGGCGCCCCCCCCTGGTCAGTCTGCTCCAGACCTGGATGCCATGGAGATGAACGCTGAGTGCTTTGTCTCTCCTAGATACACCAAGAG CTGA